A portion of the Microlunatus phosphovorus NM-1 genome contains these proteins:
- a CDS encoding ferredoxin reductase domain-containing protein, translating into MAVSGWLMGATGALAAGAPAASSARTGTTWTWTWHQPHRAARRVWWLTALALNVTLLPLAVSGRATEASLAALLVAVLARHDALLSAVGRKIGARPGYRRHQLLNHLGQLHRAMALAAIGWLVLAATQHLARPPAVAVVLFILVIALLAMSWAARDAVRPTRHERFELIHRVVGWSALAVLIALVVQRFASAAAADRSAEMIPTLLLLAAVVAAVAQPWLSVRRLPVEVLEVTPGLVVLALPGQRRVGDFLRVSIEGREWHAFAVSTCGREGPDRFCLVIRRAGDWTERLGRRCEEGRPPTSLLVRTMRGYGFMGNARAYRQVLVIATGAGIGPVLLYLLDRRQPGLRCLWIARDHRATIGDALVDQVLAGGQTTLIDTTDARPDLGRLVTATALGTGAVFVVGNPGARDRVAAACADLGLRWYGPTFDS; encoded by the coding sequence GTGGCTGTATCGGGGTGGCTGATGGGGGCGACAGGGGCGCTGGCTGCGGGGGCGCCAGCGGCCTCCTCGGCCCGGACCGGCACCACCTGGACTTGGACTTGGCACCAGCCGCACCGCGCCGCACGACGCGTGTGGTGGCTGACGGCGCTCGCCCTCAATGTCACGCTGCTGCCGCTGGCTGTCAGCGGACGCGCGACCGAGGCATCGCTGGCTGCGCTGCTGGTCGCGGTGCTGGCCCGCCATGACGCACTGCTCTCGGCCGTGGGCAGGAAGATCGGCGCCCGGCCGGGCTATCGGCGACACCAGCTCCTCAACCACCTCGGTCAGCTCCATCGGGCCATGGCGCTGGCGGCCATCGGCTGGCTCGTCCTGGCGGCCACCCAGCACCTGGCCAGGCCGCCGGCGGTCGCGGTCGTCCTGTTCATCCTGGTCATAGCTCTGCTGGCGATGTCCTGGGCGGCTCGCGATGCGGTTCGGCCCACCCGGCACGAGCGCTTCGAGCTGATCCACCGTGTCGTGGGTTGGTCGGCGCTGGCAGTGCTGATCGCGCTCGTGGTGCAACGCTTCGCCAGCGCCGCGGCGGCCGATCGATCCGCCGAGATGATCCCGACGCTGCTGCTCCTCGCGGCGGTCGTGGCGGCGGTGGCCCAGCCCTGGCTGAGCGTACGCCGCCTTCCGGTCGAGGTGCTGGAGGTGACGCCCGGCCTGGTGGTGCTCGCCCTCCCCGGCCAGCGGCGGGTCGGCGACTTCCTTCGGGTCAGTATCGAGGGCCGCGAGTGGCACGCGTTCGCAGTGTCGACCTGTGGCCGGGAAGGACCCGACCGGTTCTGCCTGGTGATTCGTCGCGCCGGCGACTGGACCGAGCGGCTCGGTAGGCGCTGTGAGGAGGGGCGTCCGCCGACCTCGCTCCTGGTGCGGACGATGCGTGGCTACGGGTTCATGGGAAACGCGCGGGCCTATCGGCAGGTTCTCGTGATCGCGACCGGCGCGGGCATCGGTCCGGTGCTGCTCTATCTGCTCGATCGGCGGCAGCCGGGACTGCGCTGCCTGTGGATCGCTCGTGATCACCGGGCGACCATCGGCGACGCGCTCGTCGACCAGGTGCTGGCCGGTGGTCAGACCACGCTGATCGACACGACCGACGCCCGACCAGATCTCGGCAGGCTCGTGACCGCGACCGCCCTCGGGACGGGAGCCGTCTTCGTGGTCGGCAACCCAGGAGCACGAGACCGGGTCGCGGCAGCCTGTGCCGATCTCGGGCTTCGCTGGTACGGGCCGACGTTCGATTCCTGA
- the ettA gene encoding energy-dependent translational throttle protein EttA has translation MPEFIYSMHNVRKSLGDKVVLDNVTLSFYPGAKIGVVGPNGTGKSTLLKLMAGLEKPSNGDAMLAKEATVGILLQEPPLTEDKTVLENVEEAVADTKRLLTRMDELGAAMAEPDADFDALMAEMGDVQTELDHRNAWDIDSQLEQAMDALRCPPPDAPVDVLSGGERRRVALCKLLLQQPDLLLLDEPTNHLDAESVHWLEGHLKAYPGAVLAVTHDRYFLDNVAEWILELDRGRTHPYEGNYSTYLDTKKARLQIEGKRDAKRAKILERELEWARSNPKARQAKNKARLARYEELAAEAERNRKLDFEEINIPPGPRLGSNVLDVRNLVKGFGDRTLFDGLSFNLPRAGIVGVVGPNGVGKSTLFRMIIGEEQPDAGELKLGETVKISYVDQGRTGLDPKKNVWELVSDGLDHIKVASFEMPSRAYVASFGFKGPDQQKPAGVLSGGERNRLNLALTLKMGGNLLLLDEPTNDLDVETLQSLEDALLEFPGCAVVISHDRWFLDRVATHILAWEGDDENQAQWFWFEGNFANYEANKIARLGAEAARPHRATHRRLTRG, from the coding sequence ATGCCTGAGTTCATCTACTCGATGCACAACGTCCGCAAGTCCCTGGGGGACAAGGTCGTCCTGGACAACGTGACGCTGTCGTTCTACCCCGGCGCCAAGATCGGTGTCGTCGGGCCGAACGGCACCGGCAAGTCGACCCTGCTCAAGCTGATGGCTGGACTCGAGAAGCCGAGCAACGGCGATGCGATGCTGGCCAAGGAGGCGACGGTCGGCATCCTGCTCCAGGAACCGCCGCTGACCGAGGACAAGACGGTGCTGGAGAATGTCGAGGAGGCGGTCGCCGACACCAAGCGGCTGCTGACCAGGATGGATGAGCTCGGCGCCGCCATGGCCGAGCCCGACGCCGACTTCGATGCCCTGATGGCCGAGATGGGCGATGTGCAGACCGAGCTCGACCACCGCAACGCGTGGGACATCGACTCCCAGCTCGAGCAGGCGATGGACGCCCTGCGCTGCCCCCCGCCGGACGCCCCGGTCGACGTGCTGTCCGGGGGCGAGCGCCGCCGGGTGGCGCTGTGCAAGCTGCTGCTCCAGCAGCCGGATCTGCTGCTGCTCGACGAGCCCACCAACCACCTCGACGCGGAGTCGGTGCACTGGCTGGAGGGCCACCTCAAGGCCTATCCCGGCGCCGTGCTGGCCGTCACCCACGACCGGTACTTCCTGGACAACGTCGCCGAGTGGATCCTCGAGCTCGACCGCGGCCGGACCCACCCGTACGAGGGCAACTACTCCACCTATCTGGACACCAAGAAGGCTCGGCTGCAGATCGAGGGCAAGCGGGACGCGAAGCGCGCCAAGATCTTGGAGCGGGAGCTGGAATGGGCCCGGTCCAACCCGAAGGCTCGGCAGGCCAAGAACAAGGCCCGGCTCGCCCGCTACGAGGAGCTGGCTGCTGAGGCCGAGCGCAATCGCAAGCTCGACTTCGAGGAGATCAACATCCCGCCGGGCCCACGGCTGGGCAGCAACGTGCTCGATGTACGGAACCTGGTCAAGGGCTTCGGCGACCGGACGCTGTTCGACGGCCTCAGCTTCAATCTGCCGCGCGCAGGCATCGTCGGTGTGGTCGGCCCGAACGGCGTCGGCAAGTCGACGCTGTTCCGGATGATCATCGGCGAGGAGCAGCCCGACGCCGGTGAGCTGAAGCTCGGCGAGACGGTCAAGATCTCCTATGTCGACCAGGGGCGTACCGGTCTGGATCCGAAGAAGAACGTCTGGGAGCTGGTCTCCGATGGTCTCGACCACATCAAGGTCGCCAGTTTCGAGATGCCGTCCCGGGCCTACGTCGCCTCGTTCGGTTTCAAGGGCCCTGACCAACAGAAGCCGGCCGGTGTGCTGTCCGGTGGTGAGCGGAACCGGCTGAACCTGGCGTTGACGCTCAAGATGGGCGGCAACCTGCTGCTGCTCGACGAGCCGACCAACGATTTGGACGTGGAGACACTGCAGTCGCTGGAGGACGCGCTGCTGGAGTTCCCCGGTTGTGCCGTGGTGATCTCCCACGACCGCTGGTTCCTGGACCGGGTGGCCACGCACATCCTCGCCTGGGAAGGCGACGACGAGAACCAGGCCCAGTGGTTCTGGTTCGAGGGCAACTTCGCCAACTACGAGGCCAACAAGATCGCCCGCCTGGGAGCCGAGGCGGCGCGGCCGCACCGGGCGACCCACCGCCGACTGACCCGCGGCTGA
- a CDS encoding CBS domain-containing protein, producing the protein MRAKDIMTTPAVCVRPSTPIAEVAAILAQRGFCAVPVIDDDDQLVGLVTETDLIRERFGLHPQPPTSGRDRPPKTMAAQVMTSPVEFVRPEATLSALAKCMISGRRRSMPVVEGSLVVGMVTRRDVVETMARSDDMILTGVRKGLERAGLRQRWLVRVQAGVVHLFGDSDLKHQQEATLVAESVPGVIRVTVTGPPRTGLMGPKPMSSAGRRPYAALRVAETHR; encoded by the coding sequence ATGCGCGCGAAGGACATCATGACGACCCCGGCTGTCTGTGTGCGGCCGTCGACCCCGATCGCCGAGGTCGCTGCGATCCTCGCCCAGCGTGGGTTCTGCGCGGTGCCGGTCATCGATGACGACGACCAGCTGGTGGGCCTGGTAACCGAGACCGATCTGATCAGGGAGCGGTTCGGACTTCACCCACAGCCGCCGACGAGCGGTCGCGACCGACCGCCGAAGACGATGGCGGCACAGGTCATGACCTCACCGGTCGAGTTCGTCCGGCCCGAGGCGACGCTGTCCGCGTTGGCCAAGTGCATGATCAGTGGGCGGCGTCGCAGCATGCCGGTCGTCGAAGGCAGCCTGGTGGTCGGCATGGTCACCCGGCGTGATGTGGTGGAGACGATGGCTCGCAGCGACGACATGATCCTGACGGGCGTGCGCAAGGGCCTGGAGCGCGCCGGACTCCGGCAGCGGTGGCTGGTCCGAGTGCAGGCCGGGGTGGTGCACCTCTTCGGTGACAGCGATCTCAAGCATCAGCAGGAGGCGACCCTGGTGGCCGAGTCGGTTCCCGGGGTGATCCGGGTGACGGTCACCGGACCGCCTCGGACCGGGTTGATGGGCCCGAAGCCGATGAGTTCGGCCGGTCGACGGCCGTACGCCGCGCTCCGGGTTGCCGAGACGCATCGCTAG
- a CDS encoding single-stranded DNA-binding protein — MDAYVQLTGNVGGAVEFRTGRLNAVPIASFRLAHTPRIRRNGEWVDGPTTWISVTCFRALAENVAASLHRGQPVLVAGRLRTNVWEKDGVTYERLMLEAMTVGHDLSRGTASFTKTATESPTDERADSLGEMLHHIENQHRDSGMEDEDPESPGAGCADGSSTDETGGGDSATGNRVGADPWARIEEDGVVAGVG, encoded by the coding sequence ATGGACGCGTACGTGCAGTTGACCGGCAACGTCGGTGGAGCGGTGGAGTTCCGCACCGGCCGCCTGAACGCGGTGCCGATCGCCAGCTTTCGGCTGGCTCACACACCGCGGATCCGGCGGAACGGAGAGTGGGTCGACGGCCCGACCACGTGGATCTCGGTCACCTGCTTCCGGGCACTCGCCGAGAACGTGGCGGCCAGCCTGCACCGCGGCCAGCCGGTCCTGGTCGCCGGACGGCTGCGGACCAACGTGTGGGAGAAGGACGGCGTCACCTACGAGCGACTGATGCTCGAGGCGATGACCGTCGGTCATGACCTGTCGCGAGGGACGGCGAGCTTCACCAAGACCGCGACCGAGAGCCCGACGGATGAGCGTGCCGACAGCCTGGGGGAGATGCTCCATCACATCGAGAATCAGCACCGCGATTCCGGCATGGAGGACGAAGACCCTGAATCGCCCGGCGCGGGATGTGCCGATGGGTCCAGCACGGACGAGACCGGTGGAGGCGACTCCGCCACCGGGAACCGGGTCGGTGCGGACCCTTGGGCACGGATCGAGGAGGACGGAGTGGTCGCCGGCGTGGGCTGA
- a CDS encoding GTPase, with translation MGIFGRKQAAEPTAGLADRVRALAEAVEACQGRVDEEIVAEARRVTQQVDQRLALSGSATVVALAGATGSGKSSLFNAVSGTDLARVGVRRPTTSEPLAVTWGDEPTEDLLDWLQVSRRHAIATEGNAAGARLDGPGGSGGLDGLVLLDLPDHDSTEKGNQLQVDRMVRLVDVMVWVVDPQKYADAVLHDRYLKPLVEHAPVMVVVLNQVDRLDAAQRKACLRDLRRLLDSEGLTRTEIRAVSAETGEGLVELRQLIADRVAGKLAAARRLSADVATVADRLAAASGSAAAPELSKRSVSAMNAAMAEAAGAEAVAEAVRDAWRVRGAAATGWPVVAWVGRLKPDPLRRLHLDRLPTSAKGPPKAIDPTAVGRTSLPARSGVQAARVDTAVRALADEASAGLSRGWADAVRNAARAEEPRLADRLDRAVARTDLDIDRRRRWWQLVRVLQWVLLAAVVAGLLWLGSAFVLAYLQLPPLPDVTWARLPAPTVLVLGGILAGLLLAGASRIGVVVGAGRRERTARTALRRSVAGVTNELVVQPIQAELDRYARARTALERATRR, from the coding sequence ATGGGGATCTTCGGGCGCAAGCAGGCAGCGGAGCCGACTGCGGGCCTGGCTGACCGGGTCCGGGCCCTGGCTGAGGCCGTCGAGGCATGTCAGGGACGGGTTGACGAGGAGATCGTCGCCGAGGCGCGCCGGGTGACCCAGCAGGTCGATCAGCGGCTGGCGCTGTCGGGATCGGCCACGGTCGTGGCTTTGGCCGGGGCAACCGGTTCGGGCAAGTCCTCGCTGTTCAACGCGGTCTCAGGGACCGATCTCGCCCGCGTGGGCGTACGCCGACCGACGACCTCCGAACCGTTGGCGGTGACCTGGGGCGACGAGCCGACCGAGGACCTGCTGGACTGGCTGCAGGTGTCCCGCCGTCACGCCATTGCTACTGAGGGAAACGCTGCCGGCGCCCGACTGGACGGCCCGGGTGGGTCGGGTGGACTAGATGGGCTCGTGCTGCTGGATCTGCCCGATCATGACTCCACCGAGAAGGGCAATCAGCTGCAGGTGGATCGGATGGTCCGGCTGGTCGACGTGATGGTGTGGGTGGTCGACCCGCAGAAGTACGCCGATGCCGTGCTGCACGATCGCTATCTCAAGCCGCTGGTCGAGCACGCGCCGGTGATGGTGGTGGTGCTGAACCAGGTCGACCGGCTCGACGCTGCGCAGCGGAAGGCCTGTCTGCGGGACCTGCGCCGGCTGCTGGATTCGGAAGGACTGACCCGGACCGAGATCCGCGCGGTGTCAGCCGAGACCGGCGAAGGCCTGGTGGAGCTCCGCCAGTTGATCGCGGACCGGGTTGCCGGCAAGCTGGCCGCCGCACGTCGGCTCTCCGCCGATGTCGCGACGGTCGCGGACCGGCTGGCTGCGGCCTCGGGCTCCGCCGCCGCGCCGGAACTGAGCAAACGCAGTGTCTCGGCCATGAATGCGGCGATGGCCGAGGCGGCTGGTGCGGAGGCGGTCGCCGAGGCGGTCCGCGACGCCTGGCGGGTGCGGGGCGCCGCCGCGACCGGCTGGCCGGTGGTGGCCTGGGTGGGCCGACTCAAGCCTGATCCGCTGCGTCGCCTGCACCTGGACCGGCTGCCGACGTCAGCGAAGGGGCCGCCGAAGGCGATCGACCCGACCGCGGTGGGCCGGACCTCGCTGCCGGCCCGGTCGGGAGTACAGGCGGCGCGGGTCGACACGGCGGTGCGTGCGTTGGCGGATGAGGCGTCTGCGGGCCTGTCTCGGGGCTGGGCCGATGCGGTGCGAAACGCCGCACGTGCCGAGGAACCGCGACTGGCCGACCGCCTGGACCGTGCCGTGGCTCGGACCGATCTCGACATCGACCGGCGCCGCCGCTGGTGGCAGTTGGTGCGGGTGCTGCAGTGGGTGCTGCTGGCGGCGGTGGTGGCTGGCCTGCTCTGGCTGGGCTCGGCGTTCGTGCTGGCCTATCTGCAACTCCCCCCGCTGCCGGACGTGACCTGGGCCCGGCTGCCGGCGCCGACTGTGCTGGTGCTCGGCGGCATTCTCGCCGGACTGCTGCTGGCCGGCGCCAGCCGGATCGGGGTGGTGGTCGGTGCCGGCCGCCGCGAACGGACCGCTCGGACGGCACTCCGCCGGTCCGTAGCGGGAGTGACCAACGAGCTTGTGGTGCAACCCATCCAAGCCGAGCTGGATCGCTATGCCCGTGCCCGTACGGCCCTGGAACGCGCCACTCGCCGCTGA
- a CDS encoding P-loop NTPase family protein — protein MWAEQEVLVVGLDGALLSLRDALAAVRLPIDLPGTGEQRQAATEAAKQLDDYILPRLATIDAPLLAVVGGSTGAGKSTLVNSVVGRRVSAPGVIRPTTRAPVLVHHPDDAKWFADLRILPGLARSSGVTSDTRSLQLVTEPNVPPGLAILDAPDIDSVVAENRQLATQLLAAADLWLFVTSAARYADAVPWDFLLAAADRSAAVAVVLDRVPPRAMAEVPAHLGRLMGERGLGRSPLFAVPETDVDAEGLLPVSAIQPIRSWLARLAADQASRAAVVRQTLDGAIFSVVRRGPTLADAVDEQAATLSQLRAEADQSYAEAVRTVGVQSADGTLLRGEVLARWQEFVGTGEFFRAVEEKISWLRDKIGSVFRGEPPGANNLKVAVGSGLEALLRSEADAAAERAEASWRANSAGRQLLARAHTDLGRATADFDERAAWVIRDWQGAVLELVADTGMSKRSRARFMALGVNGVGVALMIVVFAQTGGVTGAEIGIAGGTSVLAQRVLEGVFGDQAVRTLAKTAKDELDSRVEALMSEELVRYHQVLDETLGDPEAADRLRAAVSAVERELGAASVDGPGASGPTVSDPGVSSLGSSVPEVPALPQTPQTRPGLEGLRVQQIPYGRGDDDDEDIVDAELVADGEDRTSDGYR, from the coding sequence ATGTGGGCCGAACAGGAGGTGTTGGTGGTTGGTCTGGACGGGGCGCTGCTGAGCCTGCGAGATGCCCTCGCCGCCGTGCGGCTGCCCATCGACCTGCCCGGCACCGGCGAGCAGCGGCAGGCCGCGACGGAGGCGGCCAAGCAGCTCGATGACTACATCCTGCCGCGGCTGGCGACGATCGATGCGCCGTTGCTGGCCGTCGTCGGCGGCTCCACGGGCGCCGGAAAGTCGACCCTGGTGAACTCCGTGGTCGGTCGCCGCGTGTCCGCGCCCGGCGTGATCCGTCCGACCACACGCGCGCCGGTCCTGGTGCATCACCCCGACGACGCGAAGTGGTTTGCCGACCTGCGCATCCTGCCCGGTCTGGCGCGCTCGTCCGGGGTGACCAGCGACACCCGTTCCCTCCAGCTGGTCACCGAGCCCAACGTCCCGCCGGGATTGGCCATCCTCGATGCGCCCGACATCGACTCGGTCGTGGCCGAGAACCGCCAACTGGCTACTCAACTGCTCGCCGCCGCCGATCTGTGGCTGTTCGTCACCTCGGCCGCGCGCTATGCCGATGCTGTGCCGTGGGACTTCCTGCTCGCCGCAGCCGACCGCAGCGCCGCGGTGGCGGTCGTTCTCGACCGGGTGCCGCCGCGCGCCATGGCGGAGGTGCCGGCGCACTTGGGCCGGCTGATGGGGGAGCGTGGGCTCGGCCGTTCCCCGCTGTTCGCGGTACCCGAGACCGATGTCGACGCCGAAGGTCTGTTGCCGGTCTCGGCGATCCAGCCGATCCGGTCGTGGCTGGCGCGGTTGGCCGCCGATCAGGCCAGCCGTGCTGCAGTGGTCCGGCAGACCCTGGATGGTGCGATCTTCTCTGTCGTACGTCGTGGCCCGACCTTGGCGGATGCCGTCGACGAGCAGGCCGCCACCCTCAGCCAGCTGCGGGCCGAGGCGGATCAGTCGTACGCGGAGGCGGTCCGCACGGTCGGCGTCCAGTCCGCGGACGGCACGTTGCTGCGTGGTGAGGTGCTGGCCCGCTGGCAGGAGTTCGTCGGCACGGGGGAGTTCTTCCGTGCGGTCGAGGAGAAGATCAGCTGGCTGCGGGACAAGATCGGTTCGGTGTTCCGGGGCGAGCCGCCCGGTGCCAACAACCTCAAGGTCGCGGTCGGTTCCGGGCTGGAGGCGTTGCTCCGTAGCGAGGCCGACGCGGCCGCCGAACGGGCCGAGGCATCGTGGCGGGCCAACAGCGCCGGGCGCCAGCTGCTCGCTCGCGCGCATACCGATCTTGGTCGCGCGACGGCCGACTTCGACGAGCGCGCGGCATGGGTGATCCGTGACTGGCAGGGTGCGGTGTTAGAGCTGGTCGCCGACACCGGGATGAGCAAGCGGTCACGCGCTCGGTTCATGGCGCTCGGCGTGAACGGCGTCGGCGTCGCACTGATGATCGTCGTGTTCGCCCAGACCGGCGGGGTCACCGGGGCCGAGATCGGCATCGCAGGTGGCACCTCGGTGCTGGCTCAGCGGGTGCTGGAGGGAGTCTTCGGCGATCAGGCCGTCCGTACCCTCGCCAAGACCGCCAAGGACGAGTTGGACAGCCGCGTCGAGGCGTTGATGTCGGAGGAGCTGGTGCGCTATCACCAGGTGCTGGACGAGACGTTGGGTGATCCCGAGGCGGCTGATCGACTGCGTGCTGCCGTATCGGCCGTGGAGCGAGAGCTGGGCGCGGCATCGGTCGACGGACCAGGAGCGTCGGGTCCCACCGTTTCAGATCCCGGTGTCTCCAGTCTGGGTTCGTCGGTGCCGGAGGTGCCCGCGCTTCCGCAGACTCCCCAGACGCGACCGGGTCTGGAAGGGCTGAGGGTGCAGCAGATCCCGTATGGGCGAGGCGACGATGACGACGAGGACATCGTCGATGCCGAGCTGGTCGCCGACGGCGAGGACCGGACCTCGGACGGGTATCGCTGA
- a CDS encoding PrsW family intramembrane metalloprotease — protein sequence MKKRRRPADPVVAARKARRRNNIPAEPNAAEPIPKRILRSPLVWLSVVMLLAYAVCLVLLYRQVVPDQQVPGGLIPGLGTEAIPIAARYAAITAIPLSLLFLWADRFRPQRFWVWLMTFGWGACVATFFSAQINTWAASHLSIVGDGDPATGARAAIYVAPFVEEAAKATVLFWLVILMRYQWVSRVSGIVLAGLSGAAFAFVENILYYGRAYRYAARTFGEVAPLDALQDLFMLRGVMTFFAHPLFTAMTGIGLAVAVRSKSKVVRVVAPLAGYTAAAFLHMCFNASASLLQGRQLLLIYLLVAIPLVIGMVIFLIRQILREGRLIRTRLVDYVRLGWLPEADPAALSRVRTRGRALWQAMFLGSAAFLATVRMQRTATELAYLRDSVVRGIVDTAGAEREKLLLHRMYALQGLAVVQPAARAAYPAFRRRRTIPATPAYAPAGFPGPAGLGGNYPAPPPQSYPVNGLQGQTAIHYSEVDPTWKPPGQ from the coding sequence ATGAAGAAGCGTCGCAGGCCCGCCGATCCCGTCGTCGCGGCGCGGAAGGCTCGTCGCCGAAACAACATTCCAGCCGAGCCGAACGCCGCTGAGCCCATTCCGAAAAGGATCCTGCGCTCGCCGCTGGTGTGGCTGAGCGTGGTCATGCTGCTGGCGTACGCGGTGTGCCTGGTGCTGCTCTATCGACAGGTGGTCCCCGACCAGCAGGTGCCCGGTGGTCTGATCCCTGGTCTGGGCACCGAGGCGATTCCGATCGCTGCCCGCTATGCCGCCATCACCGCGATCCCGTTGTCACTGCTCTTCTTGTGGGCGGACCGTTTCCGGCCGCAGCGCTTCTGGGTCTGGCTGATGACCTTCGGCTGGGGCGCCTGCGTGGCGACCTTCTTTTCTGCGCAGATCAACACCTGGGCCGCCTCTCATCTCAGCATCGTCGGGGACGGTGATCCGGCGACCGGCGCGCGAGCGGCCATCTATGTCGCCCCGTTCGTGGAAGAGGCCGCCAAGGCAACTGTGCTGTTCTGGCTGGTCATCCTGATGCGCTACCAGTGGGTCAGCCGGGTCAGCGGGATCGTGCTCGCCGGTCTGTCCGGAGCCGCGTTCGCCTTCGTGGAGAACATCCTCTATTACGGCCGTGCCTACCGGTACGCCGCCCGCACCTTCGGTGAGGTGGCACCCCTCGACGCGCTCCAGGACCTGTTCATGCTGCGCGGGGTGATGACCTTCTTCGCCCACCCGCTGTTCACCGCGATGACCGGGATCGGGCTCGCGGTCGCGGTGCGGTCCAAGAGCAAGGTCGTCCGGGTGGTGGCGCCGCTCGCCGGCTACACGGCGGCGGCGTTCCTCCACATGTGCTTCAACGCCTCCGCGTCCTTGCTGCAAGGCCGGCAGCTGTTGCTGATCTATCTGCTGGTGGCGATCCCCCTGGTGATCGGCATGGTGATCTTCCTCATCCGGCAGATCCTGCGGGAGGGCCGGCTGATCCGGACCCGGCTGGTGGACTACGTACGGCTGGGCTGGCTCCCGGAAGCCGACCCAGCCGCGCTGTCGAGGGTGCGGACCAGAGGGCGGGCCCTGTGGCAGGCGATGTTCCTCGGCTCGGCCGCCTTCCTGGCCACGGTGCGGATGCAGCGGACGGCGACCGAGCTGGCCTACTTGCGGGACTCGGTGGTGCGGGGCATCGTGGACACTGCGGGAGCGGAGCGGGAGAAGCTGTTGTTGCACCGGATGTATGCCCTGCAGGGGCTGGCGGTCGTCCAACCGGCCGCTCGGGCGGCGTACCCGGCGTTCCGGCGCCGTCGGACGATCCCGGCCACGCCTGCGTACGCGCCCGCGGGCTTCCCCGGACCGGCCGGACTCGGTGGCAACTATCCGGCGCCACCGCCCCAGAGCTACCCGGTCAACGGTCTGCAAGGCCAGACTGCTATCCATTACTCCGAGGTCGACCCCACCTGGAAGCCGCCCGGTCAGTGA